CGGGCGGCCGCCACGAGGAGGCCTCCTTCTTCACCGTCGGCTCCGGGTCGCTGTTCGCCCGCGGCGCGCTGAAGAAGCTCTACCGCGACGACCTGTCCGCCGACGACGCCGTCCGGGTGTGCCTCCAGGCTCTCTACGACGCGGCCGACGACGACTCAGCGACCGGCGGCCCCGACCTGACCCGCCGGATCTTCCCGATCGTTTGGGTCGTGACCGCCGACGGCGCCGTCCAGCTCGACGAGGCCGCCATCGGCGCGCTCGCCGACCAGGTCGTGGCCGCCCGGATGGATCGCCCCGACGGACCGCTCGCACCCCTGCCCGGCGCGGGGGAGGAGGCCTGAGATGAGCACCCCCTTCTACGTCTCGCCCGAGCAGCTGATGAAGGACCGGGCGGACTTCGCCCGCAAGGGCATCGCCCGCGGCCGGTCCCTCGCGGCGGTGCAGTACGCCGACGGCGTACTCCTCGTCACCGAGAACCCCTCCCAGGCCCTGCACAAGGTCTCCGAGCTCTACGACCGGCTCGCGTTCGCCGCGGTCGGCCGCTACAACGAGTTCGAGAACCTCCGCATCGCCGGTGTCCGACTCGCCGACATGCGCGGCTACTCCTACGACCGCCGCGATGTGACCGGTCGCGGCCTCGCCAACGCCTACGCCCAGACCCTCGGCACCATCTTCTCCTCGGGCGGCGAGAAGCCGTACGAGGTGGAGATCTTCGTCGCCGAGGTCGGCGCGACGGCCGCCGACGACCAGATCTACCGGCTCACCTACGAGGGACGGGTGGCCGACGAGCACGGCTTCGCGGTCATGGGCGGCGACGCCGACACGGTGTCGTCCTACCTCAAGGAGCACTACGCCGACGGCGCCTCCCTCGACGCCGCCCTGCAGGTCGCCGTCGCGGCGCTGGGCCATTCCTCCGACGGTGGACAGGTCCAGGACCGGGTCATCCCCGTCGATGACCTGGAGGTCGCCGTCCTCGACCGGACCCGCACCCAGCCCCGGAAGTTCCGCCGCATCCTCCCCGCCCGCCTCGCCGAGCTGCTCGGTGACCGCGGCCCCGCCGAGACGGCTCCCGAGCAGCACAGCTCCGAGACGCCGGCAGGCGAGTCGTCCGAGTCGGGCGGAGCCGAGCCTCCCGTCGCCCCACCGCTCTGACCCGACCTGTGGACTGTTGTTGGTGCGGTTTGGTCCCAAACCGCACCAACAACGGCCTCAGACATGCAGTTTGTGCCCAAACGGTGGCCTCGCCTCGACCGGTCGGCGACTGTCGCCGGACGGGTATCCACAGCCGAACAAAGGGCACTTGCTCCCGCCTCCGCGTACGTCGAGTCTGGGCGTCATGCAGATCGGACCGGACGGCGCCATTCGTGGCGAGGTGCGCACATCTGGACATCAACGTGTCGCGCACGGCCTGTACCGGCTGGAGACACCGGAGCTTGCGCCGTGGGAGAACTTCCTACGCGACCTGGGCGCGTTGCGTCTCGTGCTTCCCGACGACGCCGTCTTCACGCACGCGACGGCGGCGCGTCTTCTCGGCTGGCAACTTCCCGCGCTGCCCGAGCAGGTGCCCTACTTCGCTGCGGTCAGGGGAGCGAACCGTCCCGGCGACCCGGCCTGATCTGCTCGCGACTGGTCCATGACTCTGAGGCACGCATGGTCCACGGTCTGCCGGTGGATGAGCCGGCCGAGATCTTGCTGCGCGCCGCACGTGATCTCGGGAATCTCGACCTCGCCATCATGGTCGACTCGGCGGTGCGGCTCGGGCACGTGACGGATAGCGACGTTCAGGAAATCCTCGCGTCCAAGCGACCCGGAGTCCGACGGCTCCGTGACGTGTGGCTGAGCCGCAACGAAGGCGCAGAATCGGCCGGCGAGACGCTGCTCCACAGGTTCCATCAGGTTCTGGACGTGCCGACCGAGTCACAGGTCGAGATCGTTGACGACCAGGGGCGTTTCGTCTGTCGAGCCGATCTGCTCGTCGTCGGAACGACGAGCATCCACGAGTACGACGGCGCGGTACACCGCGACAAGCACGCTCATCGGCGCGACCTGCGGCGCGAGCGGGCCCTCACGCGCACGCCGTACGTCCGCCGCGGCTACACCCTGGACGACCTCCTCAACCATCCCGCAGTGCTGATGCATGAGCTCGACCGGCTTCTCGAGCGTCCGCACAAGGCCGGGAGGCTCCGCGCCTGGCGAGCGCTGATCGGTGACTCCCTCTATTCCGACACGGGGCGGTCGCGGGTGATGAACCGCTGGTACCGCTCCACCAACCCCGTCGATTGGGCAAGAACCGCATGACTTCGGCCGAGAATGTTGCGGTTTGGGACCAAACCGCGGCCACCGGCCCCGCAACCACCGCCCAGATGCCCAGCTCAGCAGTAATGTGCCTTCATGGACCGTCGGATCTTCGGGATCGAGAACGAGTACGGCGTGACGTGCACGTTCCGGGGGCAGCGGAGGCTGAGTCCCGACGAGGTGGCGCGCTATCTGTTCCGCAAGGTGGTCAGCTGGGGGCGCAGCAGCAACGTGTTCCTGCGCAACGGCGCCCGCCTCTATCTCGATGTCGGCAGCCATCCGGAGTACGCGACGCCGGAGTGTGACGACATCACCGAGCTCGTGACCCACGACAAGGCGGGCGAGCGCGTCCTCGAGGGCTTGCTGCTGGACGCCGAGCAGCGGCTCCACGACGAGGGGATCGCCGGCGAGATCTACCTGTTCAAGAACAACACCGACTCGGCCGGCAACTCCTACGGCTGCCACGAGAACTACCTGGTCAGCCGGGCGGGGGAGTTCAGTCGGCTGGCCGACGTACTGATCCCGTTCCTGGTGACCCGGCAGATCATCGTCGGCGCGGGGAAGGTGACCCAGACGCCGCGCGGGACGAGCTACTCCGTCAGCCAGCGGGCCGAGCACATCTGGGAGGGCGTGAGCAGCGCGACCACCCGCAGCCGGCCGATCATCAACACCCGCGACGAGCCGCATGCCGACGCGGAGAAGTACCGCCGACTCCACGTCATCGTCGGCGACTCGAACATGAGCGAGACGACGACCATGCTCAAGGTCGCGTCCTGCGACCTGGTGCTGCGGATGATCGAGGAGGGCGTGGTGATGCGCGACCTCACGATGGAGAACCCGATCCGGGCCATCCGCGAGATCTCCCACGACGTCACCGGCCAGCGGAAGGTGCGCCTGGCCAACGGTCGGGAGGCCAGCGCACTGGAGATTCAGGGGGAGTACCTCGCCAAGGCGCGCGACTTCGTCGATCGGCGGGGGATCTCCACGCCGGTCATCGAGCGGTCCCTCGACTTGTGGGAGCGCGGCCTGAAGGCGGTCGAGTCCGATGACCTCGGCCTGGTCGATCGCGAGATCGACTGGGTCATCAAGTGGAAGCTGATCGACCGCTACCGCGCCAAGCACGGCCTGCCGCTGAGCCACCCACGGGTGGCCCAACTCGATCTCGCCTACCACGACATCCACCGCAACCGCGGGCTCTACTACCTGCTGGAGAAGCGCGGGGCCGTCGCCCGGGTGACGTCCGACCTCAAGATCTTCGAGGCGAAGTCGGTCCCGCCGCAGAACACCCGCGCCCGGCTGCGCGGCGAGTTCATCCGCCGCGCGCAGGAGCGCCGACGGGACTTCACGGTCGACTGGGTGCACCTCAAGCTCAACGACCAGGCCCAGCGGACAGTGCTCTGCAAGGACCCGTTCCGGGCGTACGACGAGCGTGTCCAGCGCCTGATCGACGGCATGTGACACGCGACTACCTGGCAGTCGGTAGGGTTTGCGCGTGCTGATGCGCCTGCGACGTCCCTCCCTGCTGTTCCTGTCGACCCTGCTGCCCGCGAGCCTGGCTCTGGCTGCCTGCGGCGGATCCGACTCCGACGAGGTCAAGGGCCTCGACGCGGTCACGATCAGCGGCCCGGTCGGCGAGTCCCCGAAGCTGGACTGGAAGGCGGTCATGACCGCCGAGAAGCCCCGGGCCAAGGTCCTCACGGAGGGCGACGGCGCCGAGCTGAAGAAGGACGACGTCGTCCGGGTCGAGTTCACCCTCGCCGACGGCTGGACCCACAAGGTCAACTTCGACAGCTACGACGCCACCTCGCTCAGCACCCTGGTCAAGGTCGGCGCCGAGAAGGAGCCGCAGACACTCACCGATCTGCTCTCCCTGGGCTTCGCCGACGAGATCAAGCCGGGCCAGAAGATCGGCAGCCGGATCGCGGTCACGGTCGGCAGCGACGTCGCCTTCGGCGGCTACCTCGGCAGCCAGGCGGCGGGCCTGCTCGCCGGACTCGACATCGGCAACGAGGACGGCCTGTTGTTCGTCGCCGACATCGTCGGCATCGCCGGCCCCGAGGGCACCGAGGCCGCCGCGCCCGCGTGGGCGCCGACGATCGTCGAGGAGGCCGGACTGCCCGCCAGCCTCGACTTCGCCGACACGCCGAAGCCGAGCGCCAAGCTCGAGGTCGCGACACTGACGGAGGGCACCGGCCCGGTCGTCGCCAAGGGGCAGACGATCCTGGTCAGCTATCTCGGCCAGATCCCGGACGGCGAGAAGCCGTTCGACTCCAGCTACGCCGAGGCCCGCGCCCTCGAGGCCGTGGTCGGCGGCAAGGACGCCTCGGTCGTCAAGGGCTGGTCCAAGGCCCTGGTCGGGCTGCCCGTCGGCAGCCGCGTCCTGCTCCAGATCCCGCCGAAGCTCGGCTACGGCAAGGAGGGCCAGGGCGAGGACATCCCCGGCAACTCGACGCTGTACTTCGTCGTCGACATCCTCGACGCTGCCGACACCAAGCCGAAGCCCGAGCCCGCCCCTGAGGCGACGCCCGAGACGACCCCTGAGGCCCCCGAGTCAGCCCCCGAGCCGAGTACGGATGCCAGCCCCGAAGAGTGAGCGCCTGCTCAACCTGCTGATCATGCTCCTGGTACAGCGCAGACCGATCGCCAAGGAGCGGATCCGCGAACTGCTGTACCCGGACTCGCGCGTCGACGCCTTCGAGAAGATGTTCGAGCGCGACAAGGACGAGCTGCGCAGTCTCGGGGTCCCCGTGGAAGTGGCGACCATCGACCCCTTCTTCGAGGACGAGGTCGGCTACCGGATCCCGCCGGAGGCCTTCGCGCTGCCCGACGTGGAGCTGACGCCCGAGGAGGCGGCGGTCGTGGGTATCGCCTCGCGGGTCTGGCAGCACGCAACC
This region of Nocardioides sp. L-11A genomic DNA includes:
- the prcA gene encoding proteasome subunit alpha — protein: MSTPFYVSPEQLMKDRADFARKGIARGRSLAAVQYADGVLLVTENPSQALHKVSELYDRLAFAAVGRYNEFENLRIAGVRLADMRGYSYDRRDVTGRGLANAYAQTLGTIFSSGGEKPYEVEIFVAEVGATAADDQIYRLTYEGRVADEHGFAVMGGDADTVSSYLKEHYADGASLDAALQVAVAALGHSSDGGQVQDRVIPVDDLEVAVLDRTRTQPRKFRRILPARLAELLGDRGPAETAPEQHSSETPAGESSESGGAEPPVAPPL
- the pafA gene encoding Pup--protein ligase — translated: MDRRIFGIENEYGVTCTFRGQRRLSPDEVARYLFRKVVSWGRSSNVFLRNGARLYLDVGSHPEYATPECDDITELVTHDKAGERVLEGLLLDAEQRLHDEGIAGEIYLFKNNTDSAGNSYGCHENYLVSRAGEFSRLADVLIPFLVTRQIIVGAGKVTQTPRGTSYSVSQRAEHIWEGVSSATTRSRPIINTRDEPHADAEKYRRLHVIVGDSNMSETTTMLKVASCDLVLRMIEEGVVMRDLTMENPIRAIREISHDVTGQRKVRLANGREASALEIQGEYLAKARDFVDRRGISTPVIERSLDLWERGLKAVESDDLGLVDREIDWVIKWKLIDRYRAKHGLPLSHPRVAQLDLAYHDIHRNRGLYYLLEKRGAVARVTSDLKIFEAKSVPPQNTRARLRGEFIRRAQERRRDFTVDWVHLKLNDQAQRTVLCKDPFRAYDERVQRLIDGM
- a CDS encoding FKBP-type peptidyl-prolyl cis-trans isomerase, which codes for MRLRRPSLLFLSTLLPASLALAACGGSDSDEVKGLDAVTISGPVGESPKLDWKAVMTAEKPRAKVLTEGDGAELKKDDVVRVEFTLADGWTHKVNFDSYDATSLSTLVKVGAEKEPQTLTDLLSLGFADEIKPGQKIGSRIAVTVGSDVAFGGYLGSQAAGLLAGLDIGNEDGLLFVADIVGIAGPEGTEAAAPAWAPTIVEEAGLPASLDFADTPKPSAKLEVATLTEGTGPVVAKGQTILVSYLGQIPDGEKPFDSSYAEARALEAVVGGKDASVVKGWSKALVGLPVGSRVLLQIPPKLGYGKEGQGEDIPGNSTLYFVVDILDAADTKPKPEPAPEATPETTPEAPESAPEPSTDASPEE